Proteins from one Flavobacterium sp. N2038 genomic window:
- a CDS encoding sulfate adenylyltransferase subunit 1, translating to MEVLKIATAGSVDDGKSTLIGRLLYDTKSLTTDKIEAIEKSSKQKGYDYLDFSLATDGLVAEREQGITIDVAHIYFSTAKKSYIIADTPGHVEYTRNMVTGASTSQVSIILIDARKGVIEQTYRHFFINNLLRVKEVIVAINKMDLVDYSEEVFNKIKADFQALNAKSTFKEQNVSYIPLSAINGGNVVDKSENMPWYDGQTVLEHLEGLHAHDVFEAGKARFPVQTVIRPKTEEYHDFRGYAGKLYGNSIKVGDAVTVLPSLTESKVSKIHFFDKTFDEAVAGSSITIELENDINVTRGDMIVKSDELPKIEKDITTTVCWMDSKKLVPGTKYLVQHNTNRVLAKVESIKNTIATDYSGTTEASQLAINEIGEVTIKLSKPLYFDSYNENKSNGAFILIDTATNTTAGVGFIR from the coding sequence ATGGAAGTTTTAAAAATAGCAACAGCAGGGAGTGTAGATGACGGGAAAAGTACTTTGATCGGGAGATTATTGTATGATACAAAATCATTGACGACTGATAAAATAGAAGCAATCGAAAAAAGCAGTAAACAAAAAGGTTATGATTATCTTGATTTTTCTTTGGCAACTGACGGATTAGTGGCAGAGAGAGAACAAGGAATCACGATTGATGTTGCGCATATTTATTTTTCGACTGCAAAGAAAAGTTACATTATCGCCGATACTCCGGGTCACGTAGAATATACAAGAAACATGGTTACAGGAGCTTCAACTTCTCAGGTTTCTATTATTTTAATTGATGCGAGAAAAGGCGTTATCGAGCAGACTTACCGTCACTTTTTCATCAATAATTTATTGCGAGTAAAAGAGGTAATTGTTGCGATTAACAAAATGGATTTAGTTGATTATTCTGAAGAAGTTTTCAATAAAATCAAAGCAGATTTCCAGGCATTAAATGCAAAAAGCACATTCAAAGAGCAAAACGTAAGTTACATTCCGTTAAGTGCAATCAACGGCGGAAACGTGGTTGATAAATCAGAGAATATGCCTTGGTATGACGGACAAACGGTATTGGAACATTTAGAAGGATTGCATGCTCATGATGTTTTTGAAGCAGGAAAAGCACGTTTTCCGGTTCAGACAGTTATTCGTCCAAAAACAGAAGAATACCACGATTTTAGAGGTTACGCAGGAAAATTATACGGAAACTCAATCAAAGTTGGAGATGCTGTAACGGTTCTTCCTTCTTTAACAGAGTCAAAAGTTTCTAAAATTCACTTTTTCGATAAAACATTTGATGAAGCCGTTGCAGGTTCTTCAATTACAATCGAATTAGAAAATGATATCAATGTAACGAGAGGTGACATGATTGTAAAATCAGATGAACTTCCAAAAATTGAAAAAGATATTACCACAACAGTTTGTTGGATGGACAGTAAAAAACTGGTTCCAGGAACTAAATATTTAGTACAGCATAATACAAACAGAGTTTTAGCAAAAGTAGAAAGCATCAAAAATACAATTGCTACAGATTACTCAGGAACGACAGAAGCTTCACAATTAGCCATCAACGAAATTGGAGAAGTAACGATCAAATTAAGCAAACCGTTATATTTTGATTCATACAACGAAAACAAATCAAACGGAGCTTTCATCTTAATTGATACAGCAACAAACACAACAGCAGGAGTAGGATTCATTCGCTAG
- a CDS encoding OsmC family protein, translated as MKVTLNRVNDAFHFKLKNERGHVVDVDSRAEFGGSDLGASPMELVLMGVAGCSAIDMISILKKQRQEITSFNAEVEGERVQVGEAKPFKEINVIFHLEGDINPEKAKKAAQLSFEKYCSVSKTIEPTATIKYKVVLNNEQL; from the coding sequence ATGAAAGTAACCTTAAACAGAGTAAACGACGCGTTTCATTTTAAACTCAAAAATGAACGTGGTCATGTAGTTGATGTGGACAGCAGAGCCGAATTTGGCGGAAGCGATTTAGGTGCAAGTCCAATGGAATTAGTATTGATGGGAGTTGCGGGATGCAGTGCTATTGATATGATTTCGATTTTAAAAAAGCAGCGTCAGGAAATCACTTCTTTTAATGCTGAGGTCGAAGGAGAGCGTGTGCAGGTTGGAGAAGCAAAACCTTTTAAAGAAATTAATGTCATTTTTCATTTAGAAGGGGATATCAATCCTGAAAAAGCTAAAAAAGCAGCACAGCTTTCTTTCGAGAAATACTGCTCAGTTTCTAAGACAATCGAACCAACAGCAACTATTAAATACAAGGTTGTCCTGAACAACGAACAATTATAG
- a CDS encoding RrF2 family transcriptional regulator, which translates to MLSKKTKYGIKALTYLARRENNEPVQIAEIAKSEHISIKFLESILLLLRNSGFLGAKKGKGGGYYLIKDPKDISMAKVYRILEGPIALLPCASHNFYERCDDCDDESTCAARRLMTEVRDNTLKILESNSLADIAF; encoded by the coding sequence ATGCTTTCAAAGAAAACAAAATACGGAATTAAAGCTCTAACTTACCTAGCCAGACGTGAAAATAACGAACCTGTACAAATAGCTGAAATTGCAAAGAGCGAACACATTTCGATTAAGTTTTTAGAAAGTATTCTGTTGCTTCTTAGGAATTCTGGTTTTCTTGGTGCCAAAAAAGGCAAAGGCGGAGGGTATTATCTGATCAAAGATCCTAAGGATATCAGTATGGCAAAAGTCTATCGTATTCTTGAAGGGCCAATTGCTTTACTTCCTTGTGCAAGTCATAATTTCTACGAAAGATGTGATGACTGTGATGATGAATCAACCTGTGCGGCAAGACGTTTAATGACAGAAGTTAGAGATAATACACTTAAAATATTAGAAAGTAATTCGTTGGCAGATATTGCATTTTAA
- a CDS encoding sulfite exporter TauE/SafE family protein produces MDFQIGLVIAGLVVGFIVGLTGVGGGSLMTPILLYFGIPPTKAVGTDLLYAAFTKAGGVFVHNKKGNINWKITGWLTLGSVPAALATLWILNSIKTDIETINRVIKYSLGWALLFTSIAIIFKKKLLNFSQKHAGDKFHSESTTQNMLTIGIGILLGATVTLTSIGAGALGTVTLFFLYPLLPTPRLVGTEIAHAVPLTLVAGLGHASMGNLDLALLGQLLLGSLPGIYLGSSLSGKVPDSFLRNSIAVMLFMAGYKLIF; encoded by the coding sequence ATGGATTTTCAGATTGGTCTTGTCATTGCGGGTTTAGTCGTTGGATTTATTGTTGGATTAACTGGTGTTGGAGGTGGTTCTTTAATGACTCCCATTTTATTATACTTTGGCATTCCACCAACTAAAGCCGTTGGAACCGATTTACTTTATGCGGCTTTTACAAAAGCCGGAGGCGTATTCGTTCACAACAAAAAGGGCAATATCAACTGGAAAATTACTGGTTGGCTTACTTTAGGCAGTGTTCCTGCAGCACTAGCTACTTTGTGGATACTAAACAGTATTAAAACCGATATTGAAACTATCAATCGCGTAATTAAGTATAGTTTAGGTTGGGCGTTATTATTTACTTCAATTGCTATTATATTCAAAAAGAAGCTCTTAAATTTCTCTCAAAAACATGCGGGAGACAAATTCCACAGTGAAAGTACCACTCAAAACATGCTGACGATTGGAATTGGAATTCTATTGGGCGCAACTGTAACCTTAACTTCTATTGGAGCCGGAGCATTGGGAACTGTAACCTTATTTTTCCTTTATCCGCTTTTACCTACACCTCGTTTGGTAGGAACAGAAATCGCTCATGCAGTACCTTTAACACTTGTTGCAGGCCTTGGTCATGCTTCTATGGGAAATTTAGATTTAGCTTTATTAGGGCAGTTATTACTAGGATCACTTCCCGGAATATATTTAGGAAGTAGTTTAAGCGGAAAAGTTCCTGATTCATTTCTTAGAAATTCGATCGCTGTAATGCTTTTTATGGCCGGATATAAACTTATCTTTTGA
- a CDS encoding phosphoadenylyl-sulfate reductase, with translation MSAIIVQELLEKTNDFSLDETLVFLAKEFPGKVIFSTSFGQEDQVITDFIAKSNTDITIFTLDTGRLFQETYDVFHKTLKKYKRPIEVYFPEAAAVENLLKAKGPNSFYDSVENRKECCFIRKVVPLRKALAGNSVWITGLRAEQSENRQDLHLFEYDGNFEIIKFNPLLKWTLEEVETYLSENNVPQNALHKQGFVSIGCAPCTRAIFPGEDIRAGRWWWESSHKECGLHSAKKE, from the coding sequence ATGAGTGCGATTATTGTACAAGAACTATTAGAGAAAACTAATGACTTTTCGCTTGACGAAACCTTAGTTTTTTTAGCAAAAGAATTTCCGGGAAAAGTGATTTTTTCTACTTCTTTCGGTCAGGAAGATCAGGTAATTACAGATTTTATAGCAAAAAGCAATACTGACATTACCATTTTTACTTTAGATACTGGAAGATTATTTCAGGAAACTTACGACGTTTTTCACAAAACATTAAAAAAGTATAAAAGACCTATTGAAGTTTATTTTCCTGAAGCAGCAGCTGTAGAGAATTTACTAAAAGCAAAAGGACCAAACAGCTTTTACGATTCAGTTGAAAATAGAAAAGAATGCTGTTTTATTCGAAAAGTGGTTCCGTTAAGGAAAGCTTTGGCAGGAAATTCAGTTTGGATTACGGGATTAAGAGCAGAACAATCAGAAAACAGACAAGATTTACATTTGTTTGAATACGACGGAAACTTCGAAATCATAAAATTTAATCCGTTACTAAAATGGACTTTAGAAGAAGTTGAAACGTATTTATCTGAAAACAATGTTCCGCAAAATGCATTGCACAAACAAGGTTTCGTAAGTATTGGATGTGCGCCTTGTACGAGAGCGATTTTCCCTGGCGAAGATATCAGAGCCGGAAGATGGTGGTGGGAATCAAGCCATAAGGAGTGTGGTTTGCATAGTGCTAAGAAGGAATAA
- a CDS encoding alpha/beta hydrolase, with protein sequence MVKPRLLLLSDLFGGNPEWIKCYVEILNSKFDVQYYDVLKLANINSSHDETDIHNQFLNGGMDRAVERLLRLETKRVTILGFSIGGTIAWKAALKGLKTDCLFAVSSTRLRYENELPECSVKLYFGEKDLNKPNPEWFLNLNVSYKSFDNQKHQLYLENNNAQLICDDIMLTFIK encoded by the coding sequence ATGGTAAAACCAAGATTACTGTTATTGTCGGACTTATTTGGAGGTAATCCCGAATGGATTAAATGTTATGTTGAGATATTAAATTCCAAATTTGATGTTCAATATTATGATGTTTTAAAATTAGCTAATATAAATTCTTCACATGATGAGACCGATATTCATAATCAATTTTTAAATGGAGGTATGGATAGAGCGGTAGAGCGTTTACTTCGATTAGAAACAAAAAGGGTAACAATTCTGGGATTTAGTATTGGCGGAACAATTGCATGGAAAGCAGCTTTAAAAGGTTTAAAAACAGATTGCTTGTTTGCAGTTTCATCAACCAGATTAAGATATGAAAATGAATTGCCAGAATGTAGTGTCAAATTATATTTTGGGGAGAAAGATTTAAATAAACCCAATCCCGAATGGTTTTTGAATTTAAATGTTTCCTATAAAAGTTTCGATAACCAAAAACATCAATTGTATTTGGAAAATAATAATGCTCAATTAATTTGTGATGACATTATGCTGACATTCATAAAGTAA
- a CDS encoding trans-sulfuration enzyme family protein — protein MSTEEFGFETQAIRTQLERSQYLEHSVPLYLSSSFVFEDAEDMRASFTEEKERNIYSRFSNPNTTEFVEKICKMEGAESGYAFATGMAAVYSTFAALLNSGDHIVSASSVFGSTHALFMTYFPKWNIETSYFEINKPETIESFIKPNTKILYAESPTNPGVDVIDLELLGNIAKKHNLILIIDNCFATPYLQQPIKFGAHLVIHSATKLIDGQGRVLGGITVGNADLIRQIYLFSRNTGPALSPFNAWVLSKSLETLAVRVDRHCENALKVAEFLESHPNVNSVKYPFLKSHPQYEIAKKQMKAGGNIIAFEIKGGIEAGRKFLNAIKLCSLSANIGDTRSIVTHPASTTHSKLSEEDQLAVGITQGLVRVSVGLETVEDVIADLKQALD, from the coding sequence ATGAGTACAGAAGAATTTGGTTTTGAAACACAAGCCATCAGAACACAATTAGAAAGATCTCAGTATTTAGAGCATTCGGTGCCATTATACTTATCGTCAAGCTTTGTATTTGAAGATGCCGAAGATATGAGAGCTTCTTTTACAGAAGAAAAAGAAAGGAATATTTACAGCCGTTTCAGCAATCCAAACACAACTGAATTTGTAGAGAAAATTTGCAAAATGGAGGGTGCTGAATCTGGATATGCTTTTGCAACAGGAATGGCTGCAGTATATTCTACGTTTGCTGCGTTATTAAATTCTGGAGACCATATTGTTTCTGCTAGTAGTGTTTTTGGTTCTACTCATGCTTTGTTTATGACTTATTTTCCAAAATGGAACATCGAAACTTCTTATTTTGAGATTAATAAGCCAGAAACTATTGAAAGTTTTATCAAGCCAAACACCAAAATATTATACGCTGAGTCTCCGACAAATCCAGGAGTTGATGTAATCGATTTGGAATTGTTGGGTAATATTGCCAAAAAACACAATCTGATTTTAATAATCGACAACTGTTTTGCGACGCCATATTTACAGCAGCCAATTAAATTTGGCGCACATTTGGTAATACATTCTGCAACTAAATTAATCGACGGACAAGGACGAGTTTTAGGTGGAATTACAGTTGGAAACGCTGATTTAATCAGACAGATTTATCTGTTTTCAAGAAATACTGGTCCGGCTTTATCACCGTTTAATGCCTGGGTTTTATCTAAAAGTTTAGAAACATTGGCAGTTCGTGTGGACAGACATTGTGAAAATGCCTTAAAAGTGGCTGAGTTTTTAGAAAGCCATCCAAATGTAAACAGTGTAAAATATCCGTTTCTGAAATCGCATCCACAATATGAGATTGCAAAAAAACAAATGAAAGCGGGTGGAAACATCATCGCATTTGAAATTAAAGGTGGAATCGAAGCAGGACGAAAATTCTTAAACGCGATAAAACTTTGTTCGTTATCAGCAAATATTGGAGATACAAGATCGATTGTTACACATCCGGCATCAACAACGCACAGTAAATTATCTGAGGAAGATCAATTAGCGGTTGGAATCACACAAGGTTTAGTTCGTGTTTCTGTTGGTTTAGAAACTGTTGAAGATGTTATTGCAGATTTGAAGCAGGCGCTTGATTAA
- a CDS encoding sulfite exporter TauE/SafE family protein, whose amino-acid sequence MGLKTNSIAGMEKELKINSAGFKSDTSIKEKLWVVIPVVLLVGLLSTLIYNHYTEFSIESFIAGFNQEFLIFFAIGVFAQLVDGTLGMGYGATSTSFLLAYGVPPVVSSTAVHVSEMFTTGASALSHHRFGNINKKLVKHLLIPGVLGSIIGAYLLSDVINGDVIKPFIAVYMIILAVIIIKKALKKSIVKKKTKKLGALALFGGFMDSVGGGGWGPIVTSTLLGRGRNPRYTIGSVNAAEFAISFASGITFMLFGGIHGWQVIIGLILGGVISAPLAAYLVNKIKRKPMMIAVGILIILLSLKTLSKLF is encoded by the coding sequence ATGGGTTTGAAAACAAATTCAATCGCTGGTATGGAGAAAGAACTGAAAATAAATAGTGCAGGCTTTAAGTCAGACACGTCAATAAAAGAAAAACTTTGGGTTGTAATTCCTGTTGTTTTATTAGTAGGTTTATTATCAACATTGATTTACAATCATTATACAGAGTTTTCTATAGAAAGCTTTATAGCGGGATTTAATCAGGAGTTTTTAATCTTTTTTGCCATTGGAGTTTTTGCTCAATTAGTTGACGGGACATTAGGAATGGGTTACGGAGCTACTTCAACCTCATTTTTATTGGCTTATGGAGTTCCGCCGGTTGTAAGTAGTACTGCGGTTCACGTATCTGAAATGTTTACAACGGGGGCGTCGGCACTATCACATCACCGATTTGGAAATATCAATAAAAAACTGGTAAAACATTTATTGATTCCGGGTGTTTTAGGTTCTATTATAGGGGCTTATTTATTATCAGATGTTATAAATGGAGATGTTATCAAGCCATTTATTGCAGTTTACATGATTATTTTAGCAGTTATCATTATCAAAAAAGCGCTGAAAAAAAGTATTGTAAAAAAGAAAACCAAAAAATTAGGCGCTTTGGCTCTTTTTGGAGGTTTTATGGATTCAGTTGGAGGCGGAGGCTGGGGGCCAATCGTAACTTCAACATTATTAGGAAGAGGGAGAAATCCAAGATATACTATTGGTTCAGTAAATGCAGCTGAGTTTGCAATTTCATTTGCGAGTGGTATAACATTTATGCTTTTTGGCGGAATTCATGGCTGGCAAGTGATTATCGGACTGATTTTAGGAGGAGTGATTTCAGCACCATTAGCAGCATATTTAGTAAATAAAATCAAAAGAAAACCAATGATGATTGCGGTTGGTATTCTAATTATATTATTGAGTTTAAAAACATTATCTAAATTATTTTAA
- a CDS encoding HEPN domain-containing protein, which produces MESFRTEIENPVVQKEIIELEKKIHLFRGGKIDDERFRSLRLARGIYGQRQEGVQMIRIKLPYGKVTSEQLVRITQVSDEYSTGRLHITTRQDIQIHYVSLDRTPELWADLAKDDITLREACGNTVRNITGSELAGVDVNEPFDVSPYAHGLFQYLLRNPICQEMGRKFKISFSSSDEDTALSYLHDLGFIPKIKDGQKGFKIMFGGGLGSQPAHAELLSEFVPVNEIIPTAEGIIRIFDRYGERAKRMKARMKFLIKEMGRDVFLDLVEQEKKAIAFETYEIDTTAFDGPIPEPLLEVPQVTIEDTAAYEAWKNSNVIKQKQDGYYAIGIKVLLGDFYTDKARLLAALIKNYAANELRFSLRQNIVIRHVKEANLPFFYQELAKLDFVQLGYNSVGDITACPGTDTCNLGIASSTGIAEELERVLTAEYPQYLNNREIEIKISGCMNACGQHNMSAIGFQGMSINSGKLVAPALQVLLGGGRLGNGAGRFADKVIKVPSRRGPDALRTILNDFDANGSGQKFLDYYDTKGEKYFYEILKPFADVTNLTEADFVDWGNADNYVKAVGVGECAGVVIDLVATLLFEAKEKLFLAQESFDEKKWSDAIYHAYAGFVNGAKALLLSENQKTNHHAGIVDLFDTVFIENNKIELNSTFKDLVYQINKNEPSEAFAKDYIAQAVVFFDKIETFRAQELENA; this is translated from the coding sequence ATGGAAAGTTTTAGAACAGAAATAGAAAATCCGGTAGTTCAGAAGGAAATTATCGAATTAGAAAAAAAGATTCATTTATTCCGTGGAGGAAAAATTGATGATGAGCGTTTTCGTAGCCTTCGTTTAGCGCGTGGAATCTACGGTCAGCGCCAAGAAGGTGTTCAAATGATTCGTATCAAACTGCCTTATGGAAAAGTGACCAGCGAGCAATTAGTACGTATTACACAAGTTTCTGATGAATATTCTACAGGGCGTTTGCACATTACAACACGTCAGGATATCCAGATTCACTATGTGAGTTTAGACAGAACACCAGAACTTTGGGCAGATTTGGCTAAAGACGATATTACGCTTCGTGAAGCTTGTGGAAACACAGTAAGAAACATTACAGGAAGTGAATTGGCTGGAGTTGACGTAAACGAACCATTTGATGTTTCGCCTTATGCACACGGACTTTTTCAATATTTATTGAGAAACCCAATTTGTCAGGAAATGGGACGTAAATTCAAAATTTCGTTCTCTTCTTCAGACGAAGATACCGCTTTGAGTTACTTGCACGATTTAGGATTTATTCCGAAAATTAAAGACGGACAAAAAGGTTTCAAAATCATGTTTGGAGGAGGTTTAGGATCTCAGCCAGCACATGCCGAATTACTTTCAGAGTTTGTTCCAGTTAACGAAATCATTCCAACAGCAGAAGGAATCATCCGTATTTTTGATAGATACGGTGAACGTGCAAAAAGAATGAAAGCGCGTATGAAATTCTTAATCAAAGAAATGGGAAGAGATGTTTTCCTTGATTTGGTTGAACAAGAGAAAAAAGCCATCGCTTTTGAAACATATGAAATTGATACAACTGCTTTTGATGGACCAATCCCAGAACCATTATTAGAAGTTCCGCAAGTTACAATCGAAGATACTGCAGCTTATGAAGCTTGGAAAAATTCGAATGTTATCAAGCAGAAACAAGACGGTTATTATGCCATTGGAATCAAGGTTTTATTAGGAGATTTTTATACTGATAAAGCCAGATTATTAGCCGCTTTAATTAAAAATTACGCAGCAAATGAATTACGTTTTTCATTGCGTCAAAATATTGTAATACGTCACGTAAAAGAAGCCAATTTACCATTCTTTTACCAAGAATTAGCCAAGTTGGATTTTGTTCAGCTAGGATATAATTCAGTTGGAGACATTACGGCATGTCCGGGTACAGATACTTGCAACTTGGGGATTGCAAGTAGTACCGGTATTGCAGAAGAATTAGAAAGAGTTTTAACGGCTGAATATCCTCAGTATTTAAACAACCGCGAAATCGAAATCAAAATTTCAGGCTGTATGAATGCTTGCGGACAACATAATATGTCTGCAATTGGATTCCAAGGAATGTCTATCAACTCAGGAAAACTAGTAGCTCCGGCTTTACAGGTTTTGCTTGGCGGAGGAAGATTAGGAAATGGAGCGGGACGTTTTGCTGATAAAGTAATTAAAGTGCCTAGTCGTAGAGGTCCTGATGCATTGCGTACCATTTTAAATGATTTTGATGCTAACGGAAGCGGACAAAAATTCCTTGATTATTATGATACAAAAGGAGAAAAATATTTCTACGAAATTTTAAAACCTTTCGCAGATGTAACCAATTTAACAGAAGCAGATTTTGTGGATTGGGGTAACGCAGACAATTACGTAAAAGCAGTTGGAGTTGGAGAATGTGCCGGAGTTGTGATCGATTTAGTAGCAACATTATTGTTTGAAGCTAAAGAGAAATTGTTTTTAGCTCAGGAATCTTTCGACGAGAAAAAATGGTCAGATGCAATCTATCATGCTTACGCAGGATTTGTAAATGGAGCAAAAGCTTTATTGTTGTCAGAAAACCAAAAAACAAATCACCACGCAGGAATTGTAGACTTGTTTGATACTGTTTTTATTGAAAATAATAAAATCGAATTAAACTCAACTTTTAAAGACTTGGTTTACCAAATCAATAAAAATGAACCATCAGAAGCTTTCGCTAAAGATTACATTGCTCAGGCAGTAGTTTTCTTTGACAAAATTGAAACTTTCAGAGCTCAGGAATTAGAAAATGCTTAA
- the cysD gene encoding sulfate adenylyltransferase subunit CysD encodes MSSVLKTNALESEAIYIFREVISQFDKPVLLFSGGKDSITLVRLAQKAFFPAKIPFPLLHVDTGHNFPETIAFRDKLVEELGLELIVRNVQDAIDEGKVVEETGKYSSRNSLQTTTLLDAIEEFKFDACIGGARRDEEKARAKERIFSVRDDFGQWDEKNQRPELFDILNGKIENGQNVRVFPISNWTELDVWSYIEKEHIEIPSIYFSHKRKVFLRDGLIWSHSPFVYQEEDEQIEERIVRFRTVGDMSCTAAVESYAATIEEVVGEIRESTISERGARIDDKRSEAAMEKRKQQGYF; translated from the coding sequence ATGAGTTCAGTATTAAAAACAAACGCTTTAGAGAGTGAAGCGATATACATTTTCAGAGAAGTAATTTCACAGTTTGACAAACCGGTTTTACTTTTCTCAGGAGGAAAAGATTCTATTACATTAGTGCGTTTAGCACAAAAAGCATTTTTCCCTGCAAAAATTCCGTTTCCTCTATTGCACGTTGATACGGGACACAATTTCCCTGAAACAATAGCATTCAGAGATAAACTGGTAGAAGAGTTAGGGTTAGAGTTAATTGTTCGTAATGTACAGGATGCTATTGATGAAGGAAAAGTAGTAGAAGAAACAGGGAAATATTCTAGTAGAAACAGCCTGCAGACAACAACACTTTTAGATGCAATTGAAGAATTTAAGTTTGATGCTTGTATTGGTGGTGCACGTCGTGATGAAGAAAAAGCAAGAGCTAAAGAACGTATTTTCTCAGTTCGTGATGATTTCGGACAATGGGACGAGAAAAATCAAAGACCTGAGTTGTTTGATATTTTAAATGGAAAAATAGAAAATGGACAAAACGTTCGTGTTTTCCCAATTTCAAACTGGACAGAATTAGATGTTTGGAGTTATATCGAAAAAGAACACATCGAAATTCCATCAATCTATTTTTCACATAAAAGAAAAGTTTTTTTGAGAGACGGTTTAATCTGGTCGCATTCTCCTTTTGTGTACCAAGAAGAAGACGAACAAATCGAAGAAAGAATTGTTCGCTTCAGAACCGTTGGAGATATGAGTTGTACAGCAGCAGTTGAATCTTACGCAGCAACAATAGAAGAAGTTGTAGGTGAAATTAGAGAATCAACGATTTCAGAAAGAGGAGCCAGAATTGATGATAAACGTTCTGAAGCCGCAATGGAAAAGAGAAAACAACAAGGATACTTTTAA
- a CDS encoding RDD family protein, whose translation MSNSTYVLDDKLMVSVGARFLNYIIDLIAIMVLLIGFGVCVGILTALFDMNFLSIWIDGLGDFGWNVIAIILTLIYYILMEGFFGRTLGKFVTGSAVVDENGEKPDFGTIIKRSLCRCIPFDALTYLGGSRGWHDSISDTYVVNKKALAEEVKTFHEFNLIGIKEGN comes from the coding sequence ATGAGCAATTCTACTTATGTCTTAGATGACAAATTAATGGTGTCTGTTGGGGCACGTTTTCTAAATTATATTATTGATCTGATAGCTATTATGGTTCTCCTAATCGGGTTTGGAGTTTGTGTCGGAATCCTTACGGCATTATTTGATATGAATTTTTTATCAATATGGATTGATGGCTTAGGAGATTTTGGATGGAATGTTATCGCGATTATCCTAACTTTAATTTATTACATTTTAATGGAAGGGTTTTTTGGAAGAACACTCGGGAAATTTGTGACCGGAAGTGCTGTTGTAGATGAAAATGGAGAAAAACCGGATTTTGGAACTATAATTAAAAGAAGTCTATGCCGTTGTATTCCGTTTGATGCTTTAACTTATTTGGGAGGTTCAAGAGGATGGCATGATTCTATTTCTGATACCTATGTAGTAAATAAAAAAGCTTTGGCAGAAGAAGTGAAAACTTTTCATGAATTCAATTTGATAGGAATAAAGGAGGGAAATTAG